The following proteins come from a genomic window of Gammaproteobacteria bacterium:
- the aceE gene encoding pyruvate dehydrogenase (acetyl-transferring), homodimeric type encodes MSQQAEYLDVDAIETQEWIDALEAVIANEGVERAHYLLEQMIDIARRTGAHLPFSANTAYVNTIPTQLEVPMPGDPALEDRVRAYIRWNAMAMVVKANRKASELGGHIATFASAATLYDVGYNHFWRAPSEGFGGDLIFSQGHASPGTYARAFLEGRLTEEQLDHFRQEVDGNGLSSYPHPWLMPDFWQFPTVSMGLGPIMSIFQARFMKYLGDRKLADTDGRKVWSFLGDGECDEPESLGAISLASREKLDNLIWVVNCNLQRLDGPVRGNGKIVQELEAIFRGAGWNVIKVLWGSYWDALLARDKDGLLKQRMMEAVDGDFQNYKAKDGAYVREHFFGKYPELKAMVAKMTDADIWSLNRGGHDPHKVYAAYHAAVNHVGQPTVILAHTVKGYGMGAAGEGQMRTHSQKKLQAEDMIAFRDRFNIPLSDEDAAEGKYYMPPADSPEMQYLHQRRQALGGYLPARRTQAPPLEIPDLSVFAPLLEGSGDREMSTTMAYVRLLTLLCRDKKIGQYIVPIVPDEARTFGMEGMFRQLGIYSSVGQLYTPQDKDEIMFYKEDKSGQIIEEGINEAGAMSSWIAAATAYSSHGVSTIPFYIYYSMFGFQRIGDLAWAAGDMQARGFLIGGTAGRTTLAGEGLQHQDGHGLVLAGTIPNCISYDPTFSYELAVIIHDGLRRMYVEQQNVYYYVTAMNENYHHPSMPAGAEQGIIKGLYQFSAAKQGAAAQVQLLGSGTILREVIAAAELLAADWGVQADVWSATSINELAREAQAVERWNRLHPTAPARTPYVSECFAGRGGPFIAATDYIRNYAEQIRRWVPGRYEVLGTDGFGRSDTRAQLRKHFEVNSHHIVITALKALADEGRFPLAKVGEAIAKYRIDTEKTYPLYA; translated from the coding sequence ATGTCTCAGCAAGCGGAATACCTAGATGTCGATGCGATCGAAACCCAGGAATGGATCGATGCGCTGGAGGCCGTGATCGCCAACGAAGGCGTCGAGCGTGCCCATTACCTGCTGGAGCAGATGATCGACATCGCGCGCCGGACCGGTGCGCACCTGCCGTTTTCGGCCAACACCGCATACGTCAATACGATCCCGACCCAGCTTGAGGTCCCGATGCCGGGCGATCCGGCGCTCGAGGACCGGGTCCGCGCCTATATTCGCTGGAATGCGATGGCGATGGTCGTCAAGGCCAACCGCAAGGCCTCGGAACTCGGCGGCCACATTGCGACCTTTGCCTCGGCGGCGACCTTGTACGACGTCGGTTACAACCATTTCTGGCGCGCGCCGAGCGAAGGTTTCGGCGGCGACCTGATCTTCTCGCAGGGACATGCCTCGCCGGGCACCTATGCCCGGGCGTTTCTCGAAGGCCGGCTGACCGAAGAGCAACTGGATCATTTCCGCCAGGAGGTCGACGGCAACGGGCTGTCATCGTATCCGCATCCGTGGCTGATGCCGGACTTCTGGCAGTTTCCGACCGTGTCGATGGGACTGGGGCCGATCATGTCGATCTTCCAGGCCCGCTTCATGAAATACCTGGGCGACCGCAAGCTGGCCGACACCGACGGCCGCAAGGTGTGGTCGTTCCTCGGCGACGGCGAATGCGATGAACCGGAGAGCCTCGGCGCGATCTCGCTGGCGTCGCGCGAAAAGCTCGACAATCTGATCTGGGTCGTCAACTGCAATCTGCAGCGGCTCGACGGCCCGGTGCGCGGCAACGGCAAGATCGTCCAGGAACTCGAGGCGATCTTCCGCGGCGCCGGCTGGAACGTGATCAAGGTGCTGTGGGGCAGCTACTGGGATGCGCTGCTGGCCCGCGACAAGGACGGTCTGCTGAAGCAGCGCATGATGGAGGCCGTCGACGGCGATTTCCAGAACTACAAGGCCAAGGACGGCGCCTATGTGCGCGAGCACTTCTTTGGCAAGTATCCGGAACTCAAGGCCATGGTCGCGAAGATGACCGACGCCGACATCTGGTCGCTGAACCGCGGCGGCCACGATCCGCACAAGGTGTACGCGGCCTATCATGCCGCGGTCAATCACGTCGGCCAGCCGACCGTGATCCTGGCGCACACGGTCAAGGGTTATGGCATGGGGGCGGCCGGCGAAGGCCAGATGCGCACCCATTCGCAGAAGAAACTGCAGGCCGAGGACATGATCGCGTTCCGCGATCGCTTCAACATCCCGCTGTCCGACGAGGATGCGGCCGAAGGCAAGTACTACATGCCGCCGGCGGACAGCCCGGAGATGCAGTATCTGCATCAGCGCCGTCAGGCGCTGGGCGGCTACCTGCCGGCGCGCCGCACCCAGGCGCCACCGCTCGAGATCCCGGACCTGTCGGTGTTCGCGCCGTTGCTCGAGGGCAGCGGTGACCGCGAGATGTCGACGACGATGGCCTATGTCCGCCTGCTGACGCTGCTGTGCCGCGACAAGAAGATCGGCCAGTACATCGTGCCGATCGTACCCGACGAGGCGCGCACCTTCGGCATGGAGGGCATGTTCCGCCAGCTCGGGATCTATTCGTCCGTCGGGCAGCTGTACACGCCGCAGGACAAGGACGAGATCATGTTCTACAAGGAGGACAAGAGCGGCCAGATCATCGAGGAAGGGATCAACGAGGCCGGCGCGATGTCGTCGTGGATCGCGGCCGCGACCGCCTACAGCTCACACGGTGTCAGCACGATCCCGTTCTACATCTATTATTCGATGTTCGGTTTCCAGCGCATCGGTGACCTGGCATGGGCCGCCGGCGACATGCAGGCGCGCGGTTTCCTGATCGGCGGCACCGCCGGCCGTACCACGCTGGCCGGGGAAGGCCTGCAACACCAGGACGGCCACGGTCTGGTGCTGGCCGGGACGATTCCGAACTGCATCAGCTACGATCCGACCTTCAGTTACGAACTGGCCGTGATCATCCACGACGGATTACGCCGGATGTATGTCGAGCAGCAGAACGTCTACTACTATGTCACGGCGATGAACGAAAACTACCACCACCCGTCGATGCCGGCCGGGGCCGAGCAGGGCATCATCAAGGGACTGTATCAGTTCAGCGCCGCAAAGCAGGGCGCGGCCGCACAGGTGCAGCTGCTCGGCTCCGGAACGATCCTGCGCGAGGTCATCGCCGCCGCCGAGCTGCTGGCCGCCGACTGGGGCGTGCAGGCCGATGTCTGGAGCGCGACCAGTATCAACGAGCTGGCCCGCGAGGCCCAGGCGGTCGAGCGCTGGAACCGGCTGCATCCGACCGCGCCGGCGCGGACTCCGTATGTCAGCGAGTGTTTTGCCGGACGCGGCGGCCCGTTCATCGCGGCGACCGACTATATCCGCAACTATGCCGAGCAGATCCGGCGCTGGGTGCCGGGACGTTACGAGGTGCTTGGCACCGACGGCTTCGGCCGCAGCGACACCCGCGCCCAGTTGCGCAAGCATTTCGAGGTCAACAGCCACCATATCGTCATCACGGCGCTGAAGGCGCTGGCCGACGAGGGCAGGTTCCCGCTGGCGAAGGTCGGCGAGGCGATCGCGAAGTATCGCATCGACACCGAAAAGACCTATCCCCTGTATGCATAG
- the aceF gene encoding dihydrolipoyllysine-residue acetyltransferase: MSKQILVPNIGDFSDVEVIEILVAPGDTVKAEDSLISVESDKASMEIPSPEAGTVKELKVKVGEKVSEGSLILLLEPSAGGATAAASTGTVKAAPAAAPAPASPPVATKPAAPVAAPVRAAPSPAAPVTTPMMAPGRFDEAGFARAYASPGVRRFARELGVDLGRVGGSGRKGRITQDDVKAFVKQVMTQGLPAAGGLQVAPLPAIDFAKWGEVETRPLTKINKLTGQFLHRNWVTIPHVTQFDEADITDMEAQRKAMAAEYKARDIRITPLVFLMKAIVKALQEYPRFNSSLDAGGENLVFKKYFNVGIAVDTPDGLVVPVVQDVDRKSLVDLAVELGEISARARDKKLKPADLQGGCITISSLGGIGGTKFTPIVNAPEVAILGVSRSKMQPVWNGKEFMPRLMLPLALSYDHRVIDGADGARFTTFLCGVLADPKTLA, encoded by the coding sequence ATGAGCAAGCAGATTCTGGTGCCGAATATCGGCGATTTCTCCGATGTCGAGGTCATCGAGATCCTGGTCGCCCCGGGTGATACGGTCAAGGCCGAGGATTCGCTGATCTCGGTCGAGTCCGACAAGGCCTCGATGGAGATCCCGTCACCGGAGGCCGGCACCGTCAAGGAGCTCAAGGTCAAGGTCGGTGAAAAGGTCTCGGAAGGCAGTCTGATCCTGCTGCTCGAGCCCAGCGCCGGCGGCGCCACCGCCGCGGCTTCGACCGGGACAGTGAAGGCGGCGCCGGCCGCCGCGCCCGCTCCCGCGTCACCGCCCGTCGCGACGAAGCCGGCCGCGCCCGTGGCGGCGCCGGTACGGGCCGCGCCATCACCGGCAGCGCCGGTAACGACGCCGATGATGGCGCCGGGCCGGTTCGACGAGGCCGGATTCGCCCGGGCCTACGCCAGCCCCGGCGTACGCAGGTTCGCCCGCGAACTCGGTGTCGATCTCGGCCGGGTCGGCGGTTCCGGGCGCAAGGGCCGGATCACCCAGGACGACGTCAAGGCCTTCGTCAAACAGGTCATGACCCAGGGCCTGCCGGCGGCCGGCGGCCTGCAGGTCGCGCCGCTGCCCGCGATCGATTTCGCCAAATGGGGCGAGGTCGAGACCCGGCCGCTGACCAAGATCAACAAACTGACCGGCCAGTTCCTGCACCGCAACTGGGTCACGATCCCGCACGTGACGCAGTTTGACGAGGCCGACATCACCGACATGGAGGCGCAGCGCAAGGCGATGGCGGCCGAGTACAAGGCCAGGGACATCCGGATCACCCCGCTGGTGTTCCTGATGAAGGCGATCGTCAAGGCGCTGCAGGAATACCCGCGCTTCAATTCGTCGCTGGATGCCGGCGGCGAGAACCTGGTGTTCAAGAAATATTTCAATGTCGGGATCGCGGTCGACACGCCGGACGGGCTGGTCGTGCCGGTGGTGCAGGACGTCGACCGGAAGAGCCTGGTCGACCTCGCGGTCGAACTCGGCGAGATCAGCGCCAGGGCGCGCGACAAGAAGCTGAAGCCCGCGGACCTGCAGGGCGGCTGCATCACGATCTCCAGTCTCGGCGGCATCGGCGGCACCAAGTTCACGCCGATCGTCAATGCGCCGGAAGTGGCGATCCTCGGCGTGTCGCGCTCGAAGATGCAGCCGGTGTGGAACGGCAAGGAATTCATGCCGCGGCTGATGTTGCCGCTGGCGCTGTCCTACGACCACCGGGTCATCGACGGTGCGGACGGCGCGCGGTTCACGACCTTTCTGTGCGGCGTGCTGGCCGACCCGAAGACCCTGGCGTAA